One Mesotoga sp. UBA6090 DNA segment encodes these proteins:
- a CDS encoding MBL fold metallo-hydrolase — translation MTGVKRLLARAMDENCYVVEEEERVTIIDPGCGVSAELLPLVGRKKVRVLLTHGHADHIFDLDKIDSDEIVIHELDRNMLIDPERSFLYIFGKEALLIEEAKIRTTEILDGQWKCFHTPGHTEGSCCFLYGKKQLFSGDTVFSNSVGRTDLPGGNEIEMDRSIQRLRQLFNELPNLRVLPGHGPEATAQDILRENPFFR, via the coding sequence ATGACAGGAGTAAAGAGGCTTTTGGCTAGAGCTATGGATGAGAACTGCTATGTGGTAGAGGAAGAAGAAAGGGTGACCATCATCGATCCGGGATGTGGAGTTTCTGCTGAACTTCTCCCCTTAGTCGGGAGGAAGAAGGTACGCGTTCTGCTAACTCACGGGCACGCCGATCACATTTTTGATCTTGACAAGATAGACTCAGATGAGATCGTTATCCATGAGCTGGATAGAAATATGTTAATTGATCCCGAGAGAAGCTTCCTGTACATTTTCGGAAAAGAGGCCCTACTGATTGAAGAAGCTAAGATAAGGACAACTGAGATTCTTGATGGTCAGTGGAAGTGCTTCCATACTCCCGGGCACACAGAGGGTTCTTGCTGCTTCCTTTATGGGAAAAAGCAATTGTTTTCTGGAGATACAGTCTTTTCAAATTCCGTTGGAAGAACCGATCTTCCCGGTGGAAATGAAATCGAAATGGATAGAAGCATTCAGCGACTCAGGCAGCTTTTCAATGAACTTCCCAATTTGCGGGTCCTCCCAGGCCACGGACCGGAAGCTACTGCCCAAGATATCTTGAGAGAAAACCCCTTCTTTAGGTAG